A DNA window from Labrus mixtus chromosome 4, fLabMix1.1, whole genome shotgun sequence contains the following coding sequences:
- the LOC132972738 gene encoding neuronal cell adhesion molecule-like isoform X6, translating into MMERRRMDASLLVLLLGHLAAALEVPLDLPQPPTITHQSPKDYIIDPRENIIIHCEAKGKPHPSFSWTRNGTHFDIEEDPNVSMKPHSGTLVVDISRAKAEQYECVYQCTARNKHGTAVSHNIVVRQSRSPLWSKERISPMVVQEGVSLVLPCRPPAGLPPPIIFWMDNNFQRLPQSNRVSQSLNGDLYFSNVLREDSRNDYICYARFPYTQTIQQKQPISLKVLSLDAINDTMAAFYNDTDLFSDDPADERKPTFLVPSGPSSSKTVLRGQVLEMECIAEGLPTPDISWTKVSGELPTKRTYFLHYQRTLRIENVSESDAGDYRCTAKNKLGSVHHNIHVMVKAAPYWIGAQPRNLVLAPGENGVLTCRASGTPKPSITWAMNGIPIENSPKDLSRKVEDDTIIFTDVQTGSSAVYQCNVSNAYGYLLSNAFINVLSETPRVLTPANKVYQVIKNHRALMDCASFGSPIPKITWFKDSRSSTLDGDPYILHDNGTIEIHTAQAHNAGKYTCVARNSLGKEENHILLEVKEPTRILKQPEYKVVQRGRSAVFQCKVKHDPSLIPTMTWLKDDGELPDDERFYVDSDSLTITEVSEIDAGVYTCIMNTTLDHDSASAELTVVEATPTPAVVTERPDPPTDLELTDQKKRSIQLTWTPGDEHNSPIQKFLIQYEDSLHHRGHWHNLTEVPGTRTTAHLKLSPYAHYTFRVLGHNAVGFSRPSFPSRVYKTEPAAPDENPTGVQGLGTKHDNLVISWKPLTGLQSNGPGLHYRVMWRQKAVNSDWNTASVANTSKFVVSGTPTFVPYELKVQAVNDHGAAPDPAIAHGFSGEDLPVAAPNNVQVMVLNSTLAEVHWDPVPSKFIRGHLKGYKVYYWKEHSLHKHNPHHVEQEILTFSGNHTHGKLPGLHPYSLYSFNVRIYNGKGEGPASPTQEFETPEGVPGAPTSLLVTDTNLDSLTLEWSPPHVRNGRITGYTLKYQPVNNSNELGPVEELALSANETSVTLSNLRHSTRYKFYLNAKTVRGAGPTISQETVTIMDEAMPASPFGNVSYSVGDDGALISWDYWGPEKNVYVEYRLENSEGEEEWQKELVNGSQNVMLKGLKGGLSYRVRLVAKGHHDQPLHQSQELLVKVPGEAVPWRSGPALPCIV; encoded by the exons atgatggagaggaggaggatggacgCGTCACTGCTGGTGCTGCTCCTGGGACACCTGGCAGCCGCACTGGAGGTCCCACTAGACC TGCCGCAGCCACCGACCATAACTCACCAATCCCCCAAGGATTACATCATCGACCCTCGAGAGAACATTATAATTCACTGTGAAGCCAAGGGGAAGCCTCATCCCAG TTTCTCCTGGACAAGAAACGGGACCCACTTTGACATCGAGGAGGACCCAAACGTCAGCATGAAGCCACACTCTGGGACTCTGGTAGTGGACATCAGCAGAGCGAAGGCCGAGCAATACGAGTGTGTTTACCAGTGCACAGCGAGGAACAAACATGGAACTGCTGTTTCCCACAACATTGTCGTACGACAGTCCA GGTCCCCCTTGTGGTCAAAGGAGAGAATCAGTCCAATGGTGGTTCAGGAAGGCGTGTCCCTGGTGTTGCCGTGCCgaccccctgctggcctgcccCCTCCCATCATATTCTGGATGGACAACA ACTTCCAGAGGCTGCCTCAGAGCAACAGGGTGTCCCAGTCCCTCAACGGAGACCTTTATTTCTCTAATGTGCTCCGAGAGGATTCCAGGAACGACTACATCTGCTACGCCCGTTTCCCGTACACTCAAACCATCCAGCAGAAACAACCAATCAGCCTCAAGGTCCTCAGCC TGGATGCAATCAATGACACAATGGCAGCTTTTTACAATGACACTGATTTATTTAGTG ACGACCCTGCGGATGAGAGGAAGCCAACCTTCCTCGTCCCATCTGGCCCCTCCAGCTCCAAAACCGTGCTGAGAGGACAGGTGCTGGAGATGGAGTGCATCGCCGAAGGACT GCCCACCCCGGATATCTCCTGGACCAAAGTGAGCGGCGAGCTCCCCACCAAGCGCACGTATTTCCTGCACTACCAGCGGACTCTTCGCATTGAGAACGTGTCGGAATCAGACGCTGGAGATTACCGCTGCACCGCCAAGAACAAGCTGGGCTCGGTGCACCACAACATCCACGTCATGGTCAAAG CCGCTCCTTATTGGATCGGCGCACAGCCCAGAAACCTTGTTCTCGCTCCGGGAGAGAACGGGGTGCTGACCTGCAGAGCCAGTGGCACGCCCAAGCCCTCCATCACCTGGGCCATGAACGGCATCCCCATAGAGA ATTCTCCAAAGGATCTGAGCAGAAAGGTGGAGGACGACACCATCATCTTCACTGATGTGCAGACGGGATCGAGTGCAGTCTACCAGTGTAACGTCTCCAATGCCTACGGCTACCTCCTGTCCAACGCCTTCATCAACGTGCTCT ccgaGACGCCCAGAGTGCTGACACCAGCCAACAAAGTCTACCAGGTCATCAAAAACCACCGGGCCCTGATGGACTGCGCCTCCTTTGGGTCACCCATCCCTAAAATTACCTG GTTCAAAGACAGCCGGTCGAGCACCCTGGATGGAGATCCTTACATCCTCCATGACAACGGGACTATAGAGATACACACAGCTCAAGCACACAATGCTGGAAAATACACCTGTGTGGCCAGGAACTCGCTGGGGAAAGAAGAGAATCACATCCTCCTAGAAGTCAAAG AGCCCACCCGGATCCTGAAGCAGCCAGAGTATAAGGTGGTCCAGCGGGGCCGCTCTGCAGTGTTTCAGTGTAAAGTGAAACACGACCCCTCGCTGATCCCCACCATGACGTGGCTCAAAGACGACGGAGAGCTGCCTGATGATGAGAG gttTTACGTAGACTCGGACAGCCTCACCATCACCGAGGTGTCAGAGATCGACGCGGGCGTGTACACCTGCATCATGAACACGACTCTGGACCATGATTCAGCCAGCGCTGAGCTCACTGTTGTCG AGGCCACGCCGACACCAGCTGTTGTCACTG AGCGACCCGACCCCCCTACTGACCTCGAGCTGACAGACCAGAAAAAGAGGAGTATTCAGCTTACTTGGACCCCTGGGGATGAACATAACAGTCCAATCCAGA AATTTCTGATTCAATATGAAGACTCACTGCACCACCGAGGTCACTGGCATAATCTAACCGAGGTTCCCGGAACCAGGACGACAGCTCACCTCAAACTGTCACCCTACGCCCACTATACCTTCAGAGTCCTTGGGCATAATGCTGTGGGTTTCAGCCGCCCCAGTTTCCCCTCCAGGGTGTACAAGACAGAACCCGCAG ctcctgACGAGAACCCAACAGGTGTACAGGGATTGGGGACAAAACATGATAATCTTGTAATCTCATGGAAG CCGCTGACGGGCCTCCAGTCTAATGGTCCAGGGCTTCACTATAGAGTTATGTGGAGGCAGAAGGCGGTGAACAGCGACTGGAACACAGCGAGCGTAGCGAACACCTCCAAGTTTGTTGTGTCTGGAACGCCCACGTTTGTTCCATACGAGCTAAAAGTTCAGGCTGTAAACGACCACGGAGCGGCCCCTGACCCTGCTATCGCCCATGGCTTTTCAGGAGAGGACT TGCCAGTAGCAGCTCCAAACAATGTGCAGGTCATGGTGTTGAACAGCACTCTGGCAGAGGTGCACTGGGACCCTGTGCCCTCAAAGTTTATACGTGGACATCTCAAAGGATATAAG GTGTACTACTGGAAAGAGCACAGCCTGCATAAACACAACCCCCACCATGTGGAGCAGGAGATCCTGACCTTCAGCGGGAACCATACTCACGGCAAACTGCCCGGCTTACATCCCTACAGTCTCTACTCCTTCAATGTCAGGATCTATAACGGCAAGGGGGAGGGTCCCGCCAGCCCCACCCAGGAGTTTGAGACCCCTGAAGGAG TGCCGGGGGCTCCTACTTCCCTGTTAGTCACCGACACAAACCTGGACTCTCTGACTCTTGAATGGAGTCCCCCTCATGTCCGCAATGGACGCATCACTGGCTACACCCTCAAATATCAGCCAG TCAATAACTCCAACGAGCTGGGCCCAGTGGAGGAGCTGGCCCTGTCCGCCAATGAGACCTCAGTCACTTTGTCCAACCTCAGGCACAGCACACGCTACAAGTTTTATTTGAATGCCAAAACAGTCAGGGGAGCAGGCCCCACCATTTCTCAGGAAACTGTCACCATCATGGACGAAG